A part of Planococcus sp. MB-3u-03 genomic DNA contains:
- a CDS encoding VTC domain-containing protein — protein sequence MPLCEAYRYLEADTCTLDEYETSNPQVLREIDYFRRFYRLQPAMVVAYDRHAMHGTDDSNLRITFDFNLRCRKDELQLEKGPYGQHFIDPDLVVMEVKVDHSVPLWLVRILQELDCEQRSASKFCTSTELLSNGEFKKTEIEQTTLGGHSNGYDQ from the coding sequence ATGCCGTTATGCGAAGCTTACCGCTATTTGGAAGCGGATACTTGCACACTCGATGAGTATGAGACATCCAATCCGCAAGTGCTGCGGGAAATCGATTATTTCCGCCGCTTCTACCGGCTCCAACCCGCGATGGTCGTCGCTTACGACCGGCATGCGATGCATGGAACAGATGACAGCAATCTGCGCATCACGTTCGATTTTAATTTACGCTGCCGGAAAGACGAATTGCAATTGGAGAAAGGCCCATACGGACAACATTTCATCGATCCTGATTTGGTGGTCATGGAAGTAAAAGTCGACCATAGTGTACCGCTTTGGCTGGTGCGCATACTGCAGGAGTTAGACTGCGAACAGCGCAGTGCATCGAAGTTTTGCACGAGCACGGAACTCTTGTCAAACGGGGAGTTCAAGAAAACCGAAATCGAACAAACAACTTTAGGAGGGCATTCTAATGGATATGATCAATGA
- a CDS encoding NAD(P)-dependent malic enzyme, which produces MTDLKNDSLSLHRRHQGKLEIRSKVAVENERDLSLAYSPGVAAPCREIHADPSKVHEYTMKGNTVAVITDGTAVLGLGNIGPQAALPVMEGKALLFKEFAGVDAFPICLDTTDAEEIIRTVKLLEPGFGGVNLEDIAAPTCFIVEQRLKQEMNIPVFHDDQHGTAIVTLAGLINSLKLVEKEIEDVKVVVNGAGAAGIAIVKLLAKFGFGHIVMCDTKGAIYNGRPNGMNPFKAEVAEMSNYQMEQGQLADVIVGADVFVGVSAEGALTESMVRSMNEEPVIFAMANPNPEILPHAAKSAGARVIGTGRSDFANQVNNVLAFPGLFRGALDVQASDINDAMKIAAVEAIAALIATHELHEDYVIPKPFDPRVAQAVAEAVARAAEETGVAKVSLKEPAQQIVL; this is translated from the coding sequence ATGACCGATTTAAAAAACGATTCACTGAGCTTGCATAGAAGGCATCAAGGGAAATTGGAGATTCGTTCAAAAGTGGCTGTGGAAAACGAGAGGGATTTGAGCCTCGCCTACTCTCCTGGCGTAGCCGCACCGTGCCGTGAAATTCATGCGGATCCAAGCAAAGTGCATGAATACACGATGAAAGGCAATACGGTAGCGGTCATTACTGACGGCACAGCGGTGCTTGGGCTCGGCAATATCGGCCCGCAAGCAGCGCTTCCGGTCATGGAAGGAAAAGCTTTATTGTTCAAGGAATTTGCCGGTGTGGATGCATTCCCAATCTGCCTGGATACGACAGATGCCGAAGAAATCATCCGAACCGTCAAATTGCTCGAACCTGGCTTTGGCGGCGTCAATCTGGAAGACATTGCCGCCCCGACTTGCTTTATCGTGGAGCAGCGCCTGAAACAGGAAATGAACATCCCGGTGTTCCATGATGACCAGCACGGCACCGCGATCGTCACGCTTGCCGGACTGATCAATTCATTGAAATTGGTCGAAAAGGAAATCGAAGATGTCAAAGTGGTCGTGAACGGCGCCGGTGCGGCAGGCATCGCCATCGTTAAATTGCTGGCGAAATTCGGGTTTGGCCATATCGTCATGTGCGACACAAAAGGCGCGATTTATAACGGGCGCCCGAATGGCATGAATCCCTTCAAGGCGGAAGTTGCGGAAATGAGCAATTATCAGATGGAACAAGGGCAGTTGGCAGATGTCATTGTCGGTGCTGACGTTTTTGTCGGCGTATCGGCAGAAGGCGCATTGACGGAAAGCATGGTGCGCTCGATGAATGAAGAGCCGGTCATCTTTGCGATGGCGAACCCGAATCCTGAAATCTTGCCGCATGCCGCGAAATCAGCCGGTGCACGGGTCATCGGGACAGGGCGTTCCGATTTTGCCAACCAGGTTAATAATGTGCTGGCGTTTCCCGGATTGTTCCGTGGCGCACTTGATGTACAGGCGAGCGACATTAACGACGCGATGAAAATCGCGGCAGTTGAAGCGATCGCCGCCTTGATCGCCACCCATGAACTTCACGAAGATTATGTGATACCGAAGCCGTTCGATCCGCGTGTGGCACAGGCGGTCGCCGAAGCAGTCGCTAGGGCTGCCGAAGAAACGGGCGTTGCCAAAGTATCGCTCAAAGAGCCTGCCCAGCAGATTGTCTTATAA
- a CDS encoding DUF4956 domain-containing protein, protein MDMINDLFAVNTETGESTIWMSLFAMVIALVLSLIITQVYQLTFSGETYSQDFVHTIVMMSVVVSVVMNVVSGNAGVAFGLFAVFSLIRFRSAVTNAKDIAYIFFGLCVGMTAGLFQFQLAIALTLFASAVFYLLFKSNYGQGRSTQMLKVMVPENLNDEQLLDDILVEQTEEFKLRQVETTNLGTMILYTFAIRNKAGVKDRDLLDRIRERNANLKVSISYPQTID, encoded by the coding sequence ATGGATATGATCAATGATTTATTTGCAGTGAATACAGAGACCGGGGAATCGACAATATGGATGAGCTTGTTCGCGATGGTGATTGCGCTCGTTTTGAGTTTAATCATCACTCAAGTGTATCAACTGACGTTTTCCGGTGAAACGTACTCGCAGGATTTCGTCCATACAATCGTCATGATGAGCGTAGTCGTATCGGTCGTCATGAATGTAGTCAGCGGCAATGCAGGCGTGGCATTCGGTTTGTTTGCGGTATTTTCGTTGATCCGCTTTCGCAGCGCTGTAACGAATGCGAAAGACATCGCCTATATTTTCTTCGGGCTTTGTGTCGGGATGACTGCCGGCCTGTTCCAGTTTCAATTGGCGATTGCGCTGACGCTGTTTGCTTCTGCTGTTTTCTACTTGCTGTTTAAAAGCAATTACGGCCAAGGGCGCAGCACTCAGATGCTGAAAGTAATGGTTCCGGAAAACTTGAATGATGAACAATTATTGGATGATATTTTGGTTGAGCAAACCGAGGAATTCAAGTTGCGGCAAGTAGAGACGACCAATCTCGGCACGATGATTCTCTATACATTTGCCATACGCAACAAGGCAGGTGTCAAAGACCGTGATTTGCTCGATCGAATCCGTGAACGCAATGCCAATTTAAAAGTATCAATCTCATATCCGCAAACAATCGATTAA
- a CDS encoding YeiH family protein, with amino-acid sequence MSQYTEIHRMVRLLPGLAICLVVIIVGIYGADAIGVALGAIGLLPEGGKSPVSGIFVAILLGILIRNTIGLQDIFIEGVGFAVKYALRIGIILLGLRLSLTEALTLGAWGLPLIIACISVGIGVTLFFTKQFGQSNRLGALIANGTGICGVTAIMATAPVIRAKENEISYAVANITIFGLLGMLFYPYLAHFFFADEPIKAGLFLGTAIHDTAQVTGAALMYEQMYGSTLALDVATITKLTRNLFIIVVIPLIAYLFFRSEGRVSGNMPKWYKLFPFFILGFLFLSFIRTMGDATLASGVKRSDFSVPTVGKISIALEFVRFDLYARDCHGRGRLIHELENISRHGLEAFYIGLIAALSVGAVSLLLISLFGDFVQLNS; translated from the coding sequence GTGTCACAATACACGGAAATTCATCGAATGGTCAGGCTGCTTCCCGGCCTGGCCATTTGTTTAGTGGTCATTATCGTTGGAATTTATGGTGCGGATGCCATTGGGGTTGCACTTGGTGCAATCGGTCTCTTGCCGGAAGGCGGCAAAAGCCCAGTTTCTGGAATATTTGTTGCAATCCTGCTCGGCATCCTCATCCGCAATACGATCGGTTTACAAGATATCTTTATAGAAGGCGTCGGCTTTGCGGTGAAATATGCGCTGCGGATCGGCATCATCCTGCTCGGGTTGCGCTTGAGTTTGACAGAGGCCCTGACGCTTGGGGCTTGGGGGCTGCCGCTCATAATTGCCTGTATTTCTGTCGGCATCGGCGTTACTTTGTTTTTCACGAAACAATTCGGGCAGTCAAATCGTCTCGGCGCATTGATAGCAAACGGCACCGGCATTTGCGGTGTAACGGCGATCATGGCGACGGCACCGGTCATCCGTGCCAAGGAAAATGAAATTTCCTACGCAGTCGCCAATATCACCATTTTCGGTTTGCTCGGCATGTTGTTTTACCCGTATTTGGCGCATTTCTTTTTTGCCGATGAGCCAATCAAAGCTGGGCTGTTTCTCGGAACCGCCATACACGATACAGCACAAGTAACGGGTGCCGCACTCATGTATGAACAAATGTACGGCTCGACATTGGCGCTCGATGTGGCGACCATCACCAAATTGACGCGCAATCTGTTTATCATTGTCGTGATCCCGTTGATTGCGTATTTGTTTTTCCGCAGTGAAGGGCGCGTCAGCGGAAATATGCCGAAATGGTATAAATTGTTTCCGTTCTTCATTCTTGGGTTTTTGTTCTTATCTTTTATCCGGACAATGGGAGACGCTACGCTTGCTTCCGGGGTGAAGCGTTCGGATTTTTCAGTGCCGACGGTTGGGAAAATTTCTATAGCTTTGGAGTTCGTTCGGTTCGACCTATATGCTCGGGATTGCCATGGCAGGGGTCGGCTTATCCACGAACTTGAAAATATTTCGCGGCATGGGCTTGAGGCCTTTTATATCGGATTGATTGCAGCGTTATCTGTCGGAGCGGTCAGTTTGCTGCTCATTTCATTATTCGGTGATTTCGTACAGCTCAATAGTTGA
- a CDS encoding response regulator transcription factor — protein sequence MNSATVLIVEDEDGIRELMRLFLVKKGYKIIEAEDGYEAMDVLSRENPDLILLDIEMPGMSGLELCEKIRIRTKTPILFVSYRKELAYKIQGLEVGGDDYITKPFDFTELEARVKAILRRNGWKSGEEDKLSILKFGDLHIHVDSRELYVKGKPVKLYHKEFQLLLLMAQTPNRVWTAEQLYDQVWGYYSEGDVQTVKVHISNLRRKVENDPATPRYIQTVRGFGYKFMN from the coding sequence ATGAACAGTGCGACTGTATTGATTGTCGAAGACGAAGACGGCATCCGCGAATTGATGCGTTTGTTCTTGGTGAAGAAAGGCTATAAAATCATCGAGGCTGAAGACGGCTATGAAGCGATGGATGTGCTGTCGAGAGAAAATCCGGACCTGATCTTGCTGGATATCGAAATGCCTGGCATGAGCGGCTTGGAATTATGCGAGAAAATCCGGATACGCACCAAGACGCCGATTCTGTTCGTCAGCTATAGGAAAGAACTGGCGTATAAAATCCAAGGGCTGGAAGTGGGCGGCGATGATTATATCACCAAGCCCTTCGATTTCACAGAGCTGGAGGCGCGCGTCAAAGCGATCCTGCGCCGCAATGGCTGGAAGAGCGGGGAAGAGGACAAGCTATCGATCCTGAAATTCGGCGACCTTCATATCCATGTCGATTCACGCGAGCTGTATGTGAAGGGCAAGCCCGTGAAACTCTACCATAAAGAATTTCAATTATTGCTGTTGATGGCCCAGACGCCGAACCGCGTCTGGACAGCCGAACAATTATACGATCAAGTGTGGGGCTATTATTCAGAAGGCGATGTCCAAACCGTCAAGGTCCACATCAGTAATCTGCGCCGGAAAGTGGAGAACGATCCGGCCACTCCTCGCTATATTCAGACTGTCCGGGGATTCGGTTATAAGTTCATGAATTGA
- a CDS encoding polysaccharide biosynthesis protein: protein MTITRRYTSLFLIDSLIILSATYLCYLFLLPFDNIMSNRLLLLMTITLFIAHHSFAWHYGLYRKVWAYASVHELKSIVKAVTLTMFVATVMQYIQTGGVFVRILALTWMFLILFLGASRFSFRLYHEREPRKSEGQLSRTIVVGAGEAGRMIVRQMKQNPQWGRKPILFIDDDRTKWGLEIFGLGVAGPISEIPRLAAHNEIDQIVIAIPSLSKKEMAEVTKLCIETGLKVQTIPRIEDLMVGKVKVSDIRDVKIEDLLGREEVRLDMEALTEKIEGKSIMVTGAGGSIGSEICRQISVFKPARLLLLGHGENSIYTIDRELRSKVPKEIDIVPIIADIQDRERIFEMVGKFKPDIIYHAAAHKHVPLMEANPLEAVKNNIFGTKNVAEAADRHGVGNFVMISTDKAVNPPNIMGASKRFAEMIVQNLAVSSDTTFAAVRFGNVLGSRGSVVPLFREQIAKGGPVTITDPKMTRYFMTIPEASRLVIQAGMLASGGEVFVLDMGEPVKIVDLARNMIRLSGFEEDEIQIKYTGMRPGEKLYEELLDPSEIQSEKVFAKIHIGKATPISQVEVSRILKKLPEMEEQEIRDTLLKLANRPKEEKAKEPAWQEEWKIEGGMA from the coding sequence ATGACGATTACTAGACGCTATACTTCATTGTTCTTAATCGACTCGCTGATCATCCTCTCAGCAACGTATCTCTGTTATTTGTTTTTGCTGCCATTCGACAACATCATGTCGAACCGGCTGCTGCTGCTCATGACGATCACTTTGTTCATCGCTCATCATTCCTTTGCCTGGCATTACGGGCTTTACCGGAAAGTATGGGCTTACGCTTCGGTCCATGAGTTGAAATCGATCGTTAAAGCGGTCACTTTGACGATGTTCGTGGCGACTGTCATGCAATATATCCAGACGGGCGGGGTGTTTGTCCGGATCCTGGCGCTGACATGGATGTTCCTCATTCTGTTTCTCGGGGCATCGCGTTTTTCATTCCGCCTTTACCATGAACGCGAACCGCGCAAAAGCGAAGGCCAATTGAGCCGAACGATCGTTGTCGGCGCGGGGGAAGCTGGCCGTATGATTGTCCGTCAGATGAAGCAGAATCCGCAGTGGGGGAGAAAGCCGATTCTTTTTATCGACGATGACCGTACAAAATGGGGTCTGGAAATTTTCGGATTAGGAGTGGCTGGGCCGATTTCGGAGATTCCGCGATTGGCTGCCCATAACGAGATTGACCAGATTGTCATCGCCATTCCATCGCTGTCGAAAAAGGAAATGGCGGAAGTGACAAAACTGTGCATCGAAACCGGCCTTAAAGTACAGACCATTCCGCGAATTGAAGATTTGATGGTCGGAAAAGTCAAAGTCAGCGATATCCGGGATGTGAAAATCGAGGATCTTCTCGGCCGTGAAGAAGTTCGGCTGGATATGGAAGCCTTGACTGAAAAAATCGAAGGCAAAAGCATTATGGTCACCGGCGCCGGTGGATCGATCGGTTCGGAAATCTGCCGCCAGATCAGTGTTTTTAAGCCTGCACGACTGCTGCTGCTCGGCCATGGTGAAAACTCGATTTACACGATCGACCGGGAGTTGCGTTCGAAAGTGCCGAAAGAAATCGACATCGTCCCAATTATCGCCGATATACAGGACCGCGAACGGATCTTCGAAATGGTCGGCAAATTCAAGCCGGATATCATTTATCACGCCGCTGCCCATAAGCATGTGCCTTTAATGGAAGCGAATCCGCTTGAAGCGGTGAAAAACAATATTTTCGGGACGAAAAATGTGGCGGAAGCGGCAGATCGCCACGGGGTCGGCAACTTCGTCATGATTTCCACTGACAAAGCTGTCAATCCGCCGAATATCATGGGCGCTTCAAAGCGGTTTGCGGAAATGATCGTCCAAAACTTAGCGGTTTCTTCCGATACTACATTCGCTGCAGTGCGTTTCGGCAACGTTCTCGGTTCGAGAGGCAGTGTCGTGCCGCTATTCCGTGAACAAATCGCAAAAGGCGGCCCAGTCACTATTACCGATCCGAAAATGACCCGCTATTTCATGACGATCCCGGAAGCTTCCCGCTTGGTAATACAGGCCGGCATGCTTGCATCAGGCGGTGAAGTGTTCGTATTGGATATGGGAGAACCGGTAAAAATCGTCGACTTGGCACGCAATATGATCCGTTTGTCCGGCTTTGAAGAAGATGAAATCCAAATCAAGTATACGGGCATGCGGCCAGGTGAAAAGCTCTACGAAGAATTGCTGGATCCTAGTGAAATCCAATCGGAAAAAGTGTTTGCGAAAATCCATATCGGAAAAGCCACTCCGATCAGCCAAGTTGAAGTCAGCCGGATTTTGAAGAAGCTTCCCGAAATGGAAGAACAGGAAATCCGCGATACTTTATTGAAGCTGGCGAACCGCCCGAAAGAAGAAAAAGCGAAAGAACCGGCATGGCAAGAAGAATGGAAAATCGAAGGAGGAATGGCCTGA
- a CDS encoding aminotransferase class I/II-fold pyridoxal phosphate-dependent enzyme — protein MTGNEQKYISEAFESNWIAPMGANVNQFEAEMAAYATTQAAAALSSGTAAIHLALQLLGIGKGDRVFCSSLTFVASANPILYAGAEPVFIDSEEETWNMSPWALQKAFAAAEQEGKLPKAVIIVHIYGQSARMDELIALCDHYGVPVIEDAAESLGSTYKGKKTGSLGTYGIYSFNGNKIITTSGGGMLVSNDRKGVAQARFLASQAKDDAPFYEHSRVGYNYRMSNVLAGIGRAQLEAIELRVSARRAVFSRYFSALSKHEAVKFQPELEGTRSNRWLTVLLLDPTRIDRSPDAIREWLESQNIESRRVWKPLHLQPLFAGCKFYSHNAHGKTAVSEKLFEQGLCLPSGSDLEPIKQERIIHLIEEILK, from the coding sequence ATGACAGGGAATGAGCAGAAGTATATCAGCGAGGCGTTCGAGTCCAATTGGATTGCGCCGATGGGGGCGAATGTCAACCAGTTCGAAGCGGAAATGGCTGCGTATGCTACGACACAGGCGGCAGCGGCTTTATCTTCGGGGACTGCCGCGATCCATCTGGCGTTGCAGTTGCTGGGAATCGGAAAAGGAGACCGTGTATTCTGTTCCAGTTTGACGTTTGTGGCAAGTGCCAATCCGATCCTCTACGCTGGGGCGGAGCCTGTTTTTATCGATTCGGAAGAAGAAACGTGGAATATGTCTCCGTGGGCGCTGCAAAAAGCATTCGCAGCTGCAGAACAAGAGGGCAAACTTCCAAAAGCGGTGATCATTGTACATATTTATGGACAAAGCGCCCGCATGGATGAACTCATTGCCCTTTGTGATCATTACGGGGTGCCGGTCATCGAAGATGCAGCGGAATCGCTCGGATCCACTTATAAAGGGAAAAAAACCGGAAGTCTCGGGACATATGGCATTTATTCATTCAACGGCAATAAGATTATCACGACATCCGGAGGCGGCATGCTGGTGTCGAACGACCGCAAAGGCGTGGCGCAAGCAAGATTTCTCGCCTCCCAGGCGAAAGACGATGCCCCATTTTATGAACATAGCCGCGTCGGCTATAATTATCGGATGAGCAATGTGTTGGCAGGCATCGGGCGAGCGCAGCTTGAAGCGATCGAGTTGCGTGTGTCGGCCCGCCGAGCTGTCTTCAGCCGCTATTTTTCCGCGCTCAGCAAGCACGAAGCGGTGAAATTCCAGCCTGAACTCGAAGGCACGCGCTCGAATCGCTGGCTGACGGTTTTGCTGCTCGATCCAACTCGAATCGACCGGTCGCCTGATGCTATCCGCGAATGGCTGGAATCGCAAAATATCGAATCGCGCCGTGTCTGGAAGCCGCTTCATCTGCAGCCCTTGTTTGCAGGCTGCAAATTCTACTCACATAATGCACATGGCAAAACAGCCGTCAGCGAGAAATTATTCGAACAAGGGCTCTGCTTGCCGTCGGGTTCCGATTTGGAACCGATCAAGCAAGAGCGCATCATTCATTTGATTGAAGAAATTTTAAAGTAA
- a CDS encoding VTC domain-containing protein, with translation MAIEIFSRREQKYLITTTQYEFERKLSHHMRNDQNGENGWYTVSSLYFDNAEKDIYFETKQN, from the coding sequence ATGGCTATTGAGATTTTCAGCAGGCGTGAACAAAAGTATTTGATTACGACAACGCAGTACGAGTTTGAAAGAAAACTAAGTCATCATATGCGCAACGACCAGAACGGGGAGAATGGGTGGTACACGGTCAGCAGCTTATATTTTGATAATGCCGAGAAGGATATTTATTTTGAGACAAAACAAAACTGA
- a CDS encoding DUF4870 domain-containing protein, which yields MIENKIKMTNEPPVSFEQQTVFKQSREAPSAQPSITGLGLSENVAGSLAYLLGFFSGFILLMVERENRFVRYHAFQSVYVSILFFTLFTAAGMMAMTGWVAEVLLMPIGLVLWIILMLNAHNGKALRLWIIGRFAEKQLH from the coding sequence ATGATTGAAAACAAAATCAAGATGACGAATGAACCGCCTGTCAGTTTCGAGCAGCAGACCGTCTTCAAGCAAAGCCGGGAAGCCCCGAGCGCACAGCCTTCCATCACTGGGCTTGGCCTTTCGGAAAATGTTGCAGGGTCGCTCGCGTATTTGCTCGGATTTTTCTCAGGGTTCATCCTGCTGATGGTTGAGCGGGAAAATCGTTTCGTCCGTTACCACGCTTTCCAGTCTGTATACGTCTCGATTCTTTTTTTCACATTGTTTACAGCAGCCGGTATGATGGCGATGACAGGATGGGTGGCCGAAGTGCTATTGATGCCGATCGGCTTGGTATTGTGGATCATCCTCATGTTGAATGCGCATAACGGAAAGGCACTGCGTCTATGGATCATCGGCCGCTTTGCAGAAAAACAGCTCCATTGA
- a CDS encoding YveK family protein, whose amino-acid sequence MESTFNMKEFFKNLKKRLPLIIAMTVAFVAIAAAVSYLWMKPVYQASTQILVNKAPANAQEFSMQDIDTNLQLISTYNVIIKSPAILTEVINELGLNETVQSLNERIEVSSIEDSQVVTLEVEDGSMQQAVLIANTTAKVFEQEIRNLMRVDNVSILAPATMPASPEPVKPDPLFNMAVGAIIGFMLGTGLAIVLDQLNTTVRTEEDIDELLGLQVLGVVIPVGDLDRMDKPSKHTDRMELDENVESDSVKTAARPKVGSTY is encoded by the coding sequence ATGGAAAGTACATTCAATATGAAAGAGTTTTTCAAGAACCTGAAGAAACGCCTGCCGCTCATCATCGCGATGACGGTCGCTTTTGTCGCCATCGCGGCAGCTGTCAGTTATTTATGGATGAAACCGGTCTATCAGGCATCGACACAGATCCTCGTCAATAAAGCCCCGGCAAATGCCCAGGAGTTCAGCATGCAGGATATCGATACGAACCTGCAGTTGATCAGCACCTATAACGTCATCATCAAGAGCCCGGCGATTTTGACGGAAGTCATCAATGAACTCGGCTTGAACGAAACGGTGCAATCGCTCAATGAACGGATCGAAGTCTCCAGCATCGAGGATTCACAAGTCGTGACGCTCGAAGTTGAAGACGGTTCGATGCAACAGGCGGTGCTGATCGCCAATACGACCGCCAAAGTGTTTGAACAGGAAATCCGCAATTTGATGCGTGTCGACAACGTCAGCATACTCGCTCCTGCCACAATGCCTGCAAGCCCTGAGCCGGTCAAGCCGGATCCGCTGTTCAATATGGCAGTTGGCGCGATTATCGGCTTCATGCTCGGTACTGGCCTTGCGATCGTCCTCGATCAATTGAATACGACGGTGCGCACGGAAGAAGATATCGATGAATTGCTTGGCCTGCAAGTGCTTGGTGTTGTGATCCCGGTCGGCGACTTGGACAGAATGGATAAACCATCGAAACACACTGACAGAATGGAGTTGGATGAGAATGTTGAATCAGACAGCGTCAAAACGGCCGCTCGCCCGAAAGTTGGTAGCACGTATTAA
- a CDS encoding CpsD/CapB family tyrosine-protein kinase, translating into MLNQTASKRPLARKLVARIKPNSVISEQYRTIRTTINFSLPGNEMKTLLFTSASKEEGKSTTSANMAVVFAESGKKVLLVDADMRKPTLHHTFNLNNHIGLSNLLVGKGELEQSVRDSGIRGLELLTSGQIPHNPAELLDSPMLDQLVAEMKERYDLIIFDSPPILSVTDSKILANKCDGTVLVVNTGKTEKQSAIKARDSLATSRAYIVGVVMNNYKLSKDHYYSHEYN; encoded by the coding sequence ATGTTGAATCAGACAGCGTCAAAACGGCCGCTCGCCCGAAAGTTGGTAGCACGTATTAAACCGAACTCGGTGATCAGCGAACAATACCGCACGATCCGCACGACCATCAATTTTTCTTTGCCTGGCAATGAAATGAAGACTTTATTGTTCACTTCCGCTTCGAAAGAAGAAGGGAAATCGACGACTTCAGCCAATATGGCGGTCGTGTTTGCAGAATCCGGGAAAAAGGTGCTGCTTGTCGATGCCGATATGCGCAAGCCGACTTTGCATCACACCTTCAATTTGAACAACCACATCGGCTTGTCGAACTTACTGGTTGGTAAAGGAGAGCTCGAGCAAAGTGTCCGCGACAGCGGCATTCGCGGCCTGGAGCTGTTGACATCAGGGCAGATTCCGCACAATCCGGCAGAACTGCTGGATTCGCCGATGCTGGATCAATTGGTCGCTGAGATGAAGGAGCGCTACGATTTGATCATCTTCGACTCGCCGCCGATTCTGTCGGTAACGGATTCCAAGATCCTGGCGAATAAATGCGACGGCACAGTACTCGTCGTCAATACCGGAAAAACCGAGAAGCAAAGCGCGATCAAAGCTCGGGACAGTTTAGCGACTTCTAGAGCCTATATCGTTGGAGTCGTGATGAATAATTACAAACTCAGCAAGGACCATTATTACAGCCATGAATACAATTAA